A part of Armatimonadota bacterium genomic DNA contains:
- a CDS encoding ferredoxin has product MARVFILPDEVSVDLPEGTPLVRALWQAGIAVETPCGGFGVCGKCKVRFTGRAIPDPTEEELRHVPAQELSEGWRLACRHRLTADAELVVPNESRPAIAQVLTTAVERPVPLEPAVRRLPLHLPAPSTADERSDLRRLLDALREQHGIAVEVEQVPLSVTRQLPQVLRESDFRPFAVLFHDPDHPAETRLLAVQPDDTTPLLGMAFDIGTTTLVGYLIDLQSGKDLSHAARLNPQVQYGDDVVSRLTFVYHEPSGLRSLQHAVVRGMNEIIAEACQTAGVDPHHIFETVAVGNTTMLHFLLGVNTNSIAVAPYVPVFTDLLSVEARQIGLRVNPSALLTTLPCVAGYVGADTVAVALTHLYQPDGETVLALDIGTNGEVVLRHRGKYYCTSAAAGPAFEGGRIYQGIRAETGAVSQISVESNGESRWLHVTTIGGGLPKGICGSGLIDAAACLLDVGAVNEAGRMNSSEGSVWWSSHLTMLCEQKAFQLVAPEASGTPEGVILTQKDVRELQLAKGSIRAVMEVLLQEAGITWGDVQRLLVAGAFGMYVNLRSAQRIGLLPPIPLERIEPVGNAAGAGAKIALRSVRERKRAQWLAQQMKHVVMTGNPQYQEAYMDHLGFVESLD; this is encoded by the coding sequence ATGGCTCGAGTGTTCATCCTGCCCGATGAGGTAAGCGTAGACCTGCCCGAAGGCACGCCGCTGGTGCGCGCGCTGTGGCAGGCTGGGATTGCGGTAGAGACCCCATGTGGCGGGTTTGGGGTTTGTGGGAAATGCAAGGTGCGGTTTACTGGTAGGGCGATTCCGGACCCTACCGAAGAGGAGCTACGCCACGTACCTGCACAGGAGCTGTCCGAAGGCTGGAGGTTAGCCTGCCGCCACCGGTTGACTGCCGACGCGGAATTGGTCGTGCCCAATGAAAGCCGTCCGGCCATCGCTCAGGTATTGACCACCGCTGTAGAGCGTCCCGTCCCGCTGGAACCTGCTGTGCGCCGACTGCCCCTGCATTTGCCCGCACCCAGCACTGCCGACGAGCGTTCCGACCTGCGTCGCCTGCTGGACGCGCTGCGCGAGCAACACGGCATCGCCGTAGAGGTGGAACAGGTTCCGCTGAGCGTCACGCGGCAGCTGCCTCAGGTGTTGCGCGAATCGGATTTCCGCCCGTTTGCCGTGCTATTCCATGACCCCGACCATCCCGCCGAGACGCGCCTGCTGGCGGTGCAACCCGACGACACCACCCCCCTACTGGGCATGGCGTTTGATATCGGCACCACCACGCTGGTAGGGTATCTGATAGACCTGCAAAGCGGGAAGGATCTCTCTCATGCTGCCCGCCTCAACCCGCAGGTGCAGTACGGCGACGACGTGGTCTCTCGCTTGACCTTCGTCTATCACGAGCCGTCGGGCTTGAGGTCGCTGCAACACGCGGTCGTGCGCGGCATGAACGAGATTATCGCCGAGGCATGTCAGACCGCAGGGGTGGACCCTCACCACATCTTTGAAACAGTAGCGGTTGGCAACACCACCATGTTGCATTTCCTGCTGGGGGTGAACACCAACTCTATCGCCGTCGCGCCGTACGTGCCGGTGTTTACCGACCTGCTGAGTGTGGAGGCGCGCCAAATCGGCTTGCGTGTGAACCCATCTGCTCTGTTAACTACTTTGCCCTGCGTGGCGGGCTACGTGGGTGCAGATACAGTAGCGGTCGCGCTCACGCATCTGTATCAGCCCGATGGGGAAACGGTGCTCGCGCTGGACATCGGAACCAACGGCGAGGTGGTTCTGCGCCACAGGGGCAAGTACTACTGCACTTCCGCTGCGGCGGGTCCGGCTTTTGAAGGCGGGCGCATCTATCAGGGCATCCGCGCCGAGACGGGCGCGGTTTCGCAGATAAGTGTGGAAAGCAACGGCGAGAGCCGCTGGCTGCACGTTACCACCATCGGCGGAGGACTGCCCAAAGGCATCTGTGGCTCGGGATTGATTGACGCCGCGGCGTGCCTGCTGGATGTTGGCGCGGTGAACGAGGCTGGGCGTATGAACAGTAGCGAGGGCAGCGTGTGGTGGAGTTCCCATCTCACCATGTTGTGCGAGCAGAAAGCGTTTCAGCTGGTCGCGCCAGAGGCGTCGGGTACTCCCGAAGGAGTGATACTGACCCAGAAGGACGTGCGCGAGCTGCAGCTGGCGAAGGGTTCCATCCGCGCGGTGATGGAGGTGCTGCTGCAAGAGGCTGGTATCACGTGGGGAGATGTACAGCGGCTGCTGGTCGCGGGGGCGTTCGGTATGTATGTGAACCTGCGCTCGGCACAGCGCATCGGCTTGTTGCCTCCCATCCCGCTGGAGCGCATCGAGCCAGTGGGCAACGCGGCAGGTGCAGGTGCGAAAATCGCCCTGCGTTCGGTGCGCGAGCGCAAGCGTGCCCAATGGCTGGCACAGCAGATGAAACATGTGGTGATGACCGGCAATCCGCAATATCAGGAGGCGTATATGGACCATCTCGGCTTTGTGGAGAGCCTGGATTGA
- a CDS encoding uroporphyrinogen III decarboxylase, with protein sequence MLARERVLTALNFQEPDRVPIYIWIFGQPGVIDDILAKYGTFEVFCDALDVDMTQAFPARGFLKQGAPPHSPDSEYEPAYGWVYTLDAALESEFTDPDDPAIYTTIRAEIEHHKGRRGRAVFVQTPGVFEAANGVIGQEQNLMELALRPELCKQLYERIARWSARYAENCLDLGADVIHISDDWGMNHALMFRPQTWWEVIYPAEKIVCDAVKHRGGLLSLHSDGYITPVLDGVVELGFRVVHPVQESAGMDPIQVKRDYFGKLGIYGGLDVRTMLGRGLPHERLADEIRRVMNAMKPGGGYIFCTSHMVQPGTPLEEVEFAYQVAHEAARY encoded by the coding sequence ATGCTTGCACGCGAGCGCGTGTTGACCGCTTTGAACTTTCAGGAGCCCGACCGCGTGCCCATTTATATATGGATATTCGGGCAACCCGGCGTGATAGACGACATCCTGGCAAAGTACGGCACATTCGAAGTCTTCTGTGATGCGCTAGATGTGGACATGACGCAAGCGTTCCCCGCCAGGGGTTTTCTGAAGCAGGGGGCGCCGCCCCACAGCCCCGACTCCGAGTATGAACCTGCCTACGGCTGGGTGTACACGCTGGACGCGGCTCTGGAATCGGAGTTTACCGATCCCGATGACCCCGCAATCTACACCACCATCCGCGCCGAGATCGAGCACCACAAAGGACGACGCGGGCGAGCAGTGTTCGTGCAAACACCCGGTGTGTTCGAGGCGGCAAACGGCGTCATCGGACAGGAACAGAACCTGATGGAGCTGGCGCTACGTCCCGAACTATGCAAGCAGCTGTATGAGCGCATCGCGCGGTGGTCTGCCCGCTACGCCGAAAACTGTCTGGATCTGGGCGCAGATGTGATACACATCTCCGACGACTGGGGCATGAACCACGCGCTGATGTTTCGCCCGCAAACGTGGTGGGAGGTCATCTACCCTGCTGAGAAGATTGTCTGCGATGCGGTGAAGCACAGGGGTGGTCTGCTCTCCTTGCACAGCGACGGGTACATCACTCCTGTACTGGATGGCGTGGTGGAACTGGGCTTTCGCGTGGTGCATCCGGTACAGGAATCGGCGGGCATGGACCCCATACAGGTAAAGCGAGACTACTTCGGCAAGCTGGGCATCTACGGGGGACTGGACGTGCGTACCATGTTGGGACGTGGCTTGCCGCACGAGCGGCTGGCAGATGAGATTCGGCGGGTGATGAACGCCATGAAACCCGGTGGTGGTTACATCTTCTGCACCTCTCACATGGTACAGCCCGGCACCCCGCTGGAGGAAGTGGAGTTTGCCTATCAGGTAGCGCACGAAGCGGCGAGATATTGA
- a CDS encoding RpiR family transcriptional regulator, giving the protein MASVLERVSALYTSLNEAERKVADFVLNHPEEARGCSVIHLSDHSGVSETTVVRFCRSIGFKGYADFKLALVADLAPQREPVSDVHGDVSPEDDLLRLVQKVLNMDVQAIASTMELLDMGQFERAVETIAEARRVAIFGVGSSLPVCMDLQYRLQRCGIDTLFSVDDHLQAINAALLEPGDVGLAVSYSGASRETVESVELAKEAGARTICVTSFRRSPLAKLCDICLITSAGRTQWLDETITARLVQMALFDALCVALARLKRHESLPILSKIARAVERKRHTV; this is encoded by the coding sequence ATGGCTTCGGTGCTGGAAAGGGTTTCCGCGCTGTACACATCGCTGAACGAAGCGGAGCGCAAAGTAGCAGACTTCGTGCTGAACCATCCGGAGGAGGCGCGTGGCTGCAGCGTTATTCACCTCAGCGACCACAGCGGCGTGAGCGAAACCACGGTGGTACGGTTCTGCCGTTCCATCGGCTTTAAGGGCTATGCCGATTTCAAGCTGGCTCTGGTTGCCGACCTGGCTCCCCAACGCGAGCCTGTGTCTGATGTGCATGGCGACGTGTCACCGGAGGATGACTTGCTCCGACTGGTACAGAAGGTGCTGAACATGGACGTGCAGGCGATTGCCAGTACAATGGAGCTGCTGGACATGGGGCAGTTCGAACGGGCAGTAGAGACTATCGCCGAGGCGCGTCGGGTAGCGATATTCGGAGTGGGCAGCTCGCTGCCGGTGTGTATGGACCTGCAGTACCGACTGCAACGGTGCGGCATAGATACCCTCTTCTCGGTGGACGACCATCTTCAGGCAATCAACGCCGCGCTCTTGGAGCCGGGCGATGTGGGGCTGGCGGTGTCTTACTCAGGAGCGAGCCGCGAAACGGTAGAGTCGGTGGAGCTGGCAAAAGAGGCGGGCGCGCGCACCATCTGCGTCACCAGTTTCCGCCGTTCTCCTCTGGCGAAGCTGTGCGACATCTGCCTGATTACCTCCGCCGGGCGCACGCAATGGCTGGACGAGACCATCACCGCACGATTGGTGCAGATGGCTCTGTTCGACGCGTTGTGTGTGGCGCTGGCTCGCCTGAAGCGCCATGAATCACTGCCTATCCTGAGCAAAATCGCTCGCGCTGTAGAGCGAAAGAGGCATACGGTATGA
- a CDS encoding galactitol-1-phosphate 5-dehydrogenase: MKALVLHAIGDLRYEEVPLPEPGADEVLVRVAYCGVCGSDIPRIFSKGTYRFPLICGHELAGIVERCGEGVTGFASGDRVAVFPLIWCGRCAACERGQYAQCESYDYLGSRRDGAFAEYVVAPARNLLHLPEGVSLQEAAMTEPAAVALHALRRAGGGCQPGETVAIFGAGPIGLMVAQWARAMGASQVALFDVVEEKLALARRLGFAHAYHSLHDAPEKVVVSLTQGQGAHLCVEAAGVPSTLLQACTCARRGGRVVILGNPSADVTFPAGLLSQLMRREVNLYGTWNSQYAVYSEDDDWHTTLQAMASGQLHLLPLVTHRVPLSRAIDTLHAIRDRKGFFCKVLIHPDGQEED, encoded by the coding sequence GTGAAAGCATTGGTGCTCCATGCGATAGGCGATTTACGTTACGAGGAGGTACCCCTTCCCGAACCCGGAGCGGATGAGGTGCTGGTGCGTGTAGCGTACTGTGGCGTATGCGGCTCTGACATCCCCCGTATCTTCTCCAAAGGCACATATCGTTTTCCATTGATATGCGGTCATGAGTTGGCAGGTATCGTAGAACGGTGCGGTGAAGGTGTCACCGGTTTTGCGTCGGGTGACAGGGTAGCGGTGTTCCCGCTGATATGGTGTGGACGGTGTGCCGCTTGCGAGCGAGGTCAGTACGCGCAATGCGAGTCGTACGACTACCTTGGCTCGCGGCGGGACGGGGCGTTCGCCGAGTATGTGGTGGCACCTGCTCGCAACCTGCTGCATCTGCCTGAGGGAGTAAGCCTGCAAGAAGCCGCCATGACCGAACCGGCGGCGGTGGCGTTACATGCGCTGCGTCGCGCCGGCGGGGGGTGCCAGCCGGGCGAAACGGTGGCGATATTCGGCGCGGGACCGATAGGGCTGATGGTGGCGCAGTGGGCGCGAGCGATGGGGGCGTCGCAGGTGGCGCTTTTTGACGTTGTGGAGGAGAAGCTCGCTCTGGCGAGGAGACTGGGCTTTGCACACGCTTACCATTCCTTACACGATGCACCCGAAAAGGTGGTTGTCTCTTTGACGCAAGGGCAGGGGGCGCATCTGTGTGTGGAAGCGGCGGGCGTGCCGTCCACGCTCCTGCAGGCTTGTACCTGCGCCAGAAGGGGAGGGCGGGTGGTGATACTGGGCAACCCCTCGGCGGATGTCACCTTCCCTGCCGGTCTGCTCTCGCAGCTGATGCGGCGCGAGGTGAACCTGTACGGCACGTGGAACTCGCAATACGCGGTGTATAGCGAAGATGATGACTGGCACACCACCCTGCAGGCGATGGCGTCGGGGCAGTTACACCTGTTGCCTCTCGTTACTCACCGCGTGCCGTTGAGCCGCGCCATCGATACCTTGCACGCCATACGCGATAGAAAGGGTTTCTTTTGTAAAGTGCTGATACATCCCGACGGACAGGAGGAAGACTGA
- a CDS encoding alcohol dehydrogenase, producing the protein MLAAVLEELDKLVLKEVPEPEIDDDSALLRVESVSICGSDVRILHHGNPRVKPPAIIGHETAGVVVKVGKNVTRVKEGDRVAIGADVPCGQCRWCRNGLGNNCPINYAVGYQIPGAFAQYMKLPKLLLDEGPVTPIPADMDYDTAALAEPLACAINGMELVNMGLGKSVVIIGLGPIGCMLIDLARVMGATRIIAVQRSKARLDLARFYGADVYISAEEEDVVARCREETGGEGPDIVITASASVEAHEQAIEMVAHRGYVNLFGGLPKGTRPMSVYSNTIHYKECFVTGSHGSVPRHHELAVQLLAQGKVRVAPLITHRFPLSQIHRAFEVMQNREGMKVMLHPQEA; encoded by the coding sequence ATGCTGGCAGCCGTTCTGGAAGAGCTGGACAAACTGGTGCTCAAGGAAGTGCCCGAGCCGGAGATAGACGACGATTCCGCGTTGCTGCGGGTGGAGTCGGTGAGCATCTGCGGCTCGGATGTGCGCATCCTGCATCACGGCAACCCGCGTGTGAAGCCTCCAGCGATTATCGGGCACGAGACGGCAGGCGTGGTGGTGAAAGTGGGCAAAAATGTCACGCGCGTGAAGGAGGGCGACCGCGTGGCGATTGGCGCGGACGTACCGTGCGGACAGTGTCGATGGTGTCGTAACGGTTTGGGCAACAACTGCCCGATCAATTACGCGGTAGGCTACCAGATACCCGGCGCGTTCGCGCAGTACATGAAACTGCCCAAACTGCTGCTGGACGAGGGACCCGTCACGCCCATCCCCGCCGACATGGACTACGATACCGCCGCGCTGGCGGAACCGCTGGCATGCGCGATCAACGGCATGGAGCTGGTGAACATGGGGCTGGGCAAGAGCGTGGTTATTATCGGCTTGGGGCCGATTGGCTGTATGTTGATTGACCTCGCTCGTGTGATGGGCGCGACCAGAATCATCGCCGTGCAGCGCAGTAAGGCGAGGCTGGATCTGGCTCGTTTCTATGGGGCAGATGTGTACATCAGCGCGGAAGAGGAGGATGTGGTGGCGCGTTGCCGCGAGGAAACCGGCGGTGAGGGACCGGACATCGTCATTACCGCCAGCGCGTCGGTGGAGGCACATGAGCAGGCGATAGAGATGGTGGCGCATCGGGGATACGTCAACCTGTTCGGTGGCTTGCCGAAGGGCACTCGTCCGATGAGCGTGTACTCCAACACCATTCATTACAAGGAATGCTTCGTGACAGGTTCACACGGCTCAGTGCCCAGGCACCACGAGCTGGCAGTGCAGTTATTAGCGCAGGGGAAGGTACGTGTGGCTCCGCTCATCACCCACCGCTTTCCGCTTTCGCAGATCCACCGCGCCTTCGAAGTGATGCAGAATCGCGAGGGGATGAAGGTGATGCTACATCCACAGGAGGCGTGA
- a CDS encoding PIN domain nuclease: MRLLIDTNVFLEVFLNQEQAEAARSLLSMVGEHDMFLVLSLPVNEVERVARATERFRLDFDDAYQYAVAEVHDLTIISLDSDFDRTIRGRMVPAQLLQRG, encoded by the coding sequence ATGAGATTGCTCATTGATACTAATGTGTTTCTGGAGGTGTTCCTGAATCAGGAGCAAGCTGAAGCCGCTCGCTCTCTTCTGTCTATGGTTGGAGAGCACGATATGTTCCTTGTGCTGAGCCTTCCTGTTAACGAGGTGGAACGAGTCGCACGAGCCACTGAGCGATTCCGTCTGGATTTTGACGATGCTTACCAGTATGCAGTTGCCGAAGTGCATGACCTGACCATTATCAGCTTGGACAGCGACTTCGACAGGACAATACGTGGCAGGATGGTACCTGCGCAATTGCTACAAAGAGGTTGA
- a CDS encoding fructose-1,6-bisphosphate aldolase, class II, whose product MIVPTRVLFEHAYGKYALGAYNINNLEQAMGLFRGNMESQAPFIIQISKGARAYTDKRMLEAIIRTAEQIWPDALFAVHLDHGDEQTCYDCIESGFYSSVMIDGSHLPFEENIAVTKRVVEAAHAKGISVEAELGMLGGVEEHISVDEKDARLTDPAEAEEFVKRTGCDSLAVAIGTSHGAYKFSGTQRIHLDRVEAIQKRLPGFPLVMHGSSSVPQEEVDRINAAGGCLKGTKGVDPSQYLPAAKLGVCKINIDTDGRLVWCRVHREFFRDHCDKFDLREPGKIFMQEYAKFIASRNELLGSAGQLESAREHAKKALAK is encoded by the coding sequence ATGATCGTTCCAACCCGCGTACTGTTCGAGCACGCATACGGTAAGTATGCGCTCGGCGCTTACAACATCAACAACCTCGAGCAAGCAATGGGGCTGTTCCGGGGTAACATGGAGTCGCAGGCGCCTTTCATCATCCAGATAAGCAAAGGCGCGCGCGCTTACACCGATAAACGCATGTTAGAGGCGATTATCCGCACGGCGGAGCAGATATGGCCAGACGCGCTGTTTGCGGTGCATCTGGACCATGGCGATGAGCAGACCTGCTACGACTGTATCGAGAGCGGCTTCTACTCGTCGGTGATGATCGACGGCTCGCACCTGCCCTTCGAAGAGAACATCGCGGTCACCAAGCGTGTGGTAGAGGCGGCTCACGCCAAGGGCATCAGCGTGGAAGCGGAGCTGGGTATGCTGGGTGGTGTGGAGGAGCACATCTCGGTGGACGAGAAGGATGCTCGCCTGACCGACCCCGCCGAGGCGGAGGAGTTCGTGAAGCGCACCGGCTGTGATAGCCTCGCGGTCGCTATCGGCACCAGCCACGGCGCGTACAAATTCAGCGGCACACAGCGTATCCACCTGGATCGCGTGGAGGCGATCCAGAAGCGACTGCCCGGCTTCCCGCTGGTGATGCATGGCTCGTCCTCGGTGCCGCAAGAAGAGGTAGACCGCATCAACGCCGCAGGCGGTTGCCTGAAGGGTACCAAGGGGGTGGACCCCTCGCAATACCTGCCCGCCGCCAAGCTCGGCGTGTGTAAGATTAATATCGACACCGACGGACGCCTGGTGTGGTGCCGCGTGCATCGCGAGTTCTTCCGCGACCACTGCGACAAGTTCGACCTGCGCGAGCCGGGCAAAATCTTCATGCAGGAGTACGCCAAGTTCATCGCCAGCCGCAACGAACTGCTTGGCTCTGCCGGACAGCTCGAATCGGCTCGCGAGCACGCCAAGAAGGCGCTGGCGAAGTAG
- a CDS encoding Nif3-like dinuclear metal center hexameric protein: protein MVRLADLTGYLDDYLAIREIPDYPNAFNGLQVEGKEAVRRVLTAVDASIASIEEAVAWGADLLIVHHGLFWNGLQPIVGRFRRRLQPLLREGISLYSVHLPLDVHPEVGNNAVLARTLGLEPSGRFGDYQGTPIGVVCEAELPLAELVSRLQTELQVQVRVIPFGGNVVRRIGIITGGAGQTRILTEAHEQDIDTLLTGEGAHHTYLDAEELGINLLYAGHYATETLGVRALGEHLRRMFGLESRFFDHPTGL, encoded by the coding sequence ATGGTTCGGCTCGCTGATTTGACCGGCTATCTGGACGATTACCTGGCAATACGTGAGATACCCGACTACCCCAACGCCTTCAACGGCTTGCAGGTGGAAGGTAAGGAAGCGGTTCGTCGCGTGTTGACGGCAGTAGATGCGTCTATTGCATCGATAGAGGAGGCGGTTGCATGGGGCGCGGATTTGCTCATTGTGCATCACGGCTTGTTCTGGAATGGTCTGCAGCCAATTGTGGGACGCTTCCGCAGGCGGCTGCAGCCGTTGTTACGCGAAGGTATCAGCCTCTATTCGGTGCACCTGCCACTGGATGTGCATCCGGAGGTAGGCAACAACGCCGTGCTGGCGCGCACGCTGGGGTTAGAACCGTCTGGACGGTTCGGGGACTATCAGGGCACACCGATAGGCGTTGTATGTGAGGCGGAACTGCCTCTTGCCGAGCTGGTGTCGCGCCTGCAGACGGAACTGCAAGTACAGGTGAGGGTAATACCCTTTGGTGGAAACGTTGTGCGACGCATTGGTATCATCACCGGTGGGGCGGGGCAGACGCGCATCCTCACCGAGGCGCATGAGCAGGATATCGATACCCTGCTCACCGGCGAAGGAGCACATCACACCTATCTGGACGCGGAAGAACTGGGCATCAACTTGCTGTATGCGGGGCATTACGCGACCGAAACGCTGGGTGTGCGTGCGTTGGGCGAACATCTACGAAGGATGTTCGGGTTGGAGAGCCGCTTCTTCGACCACCCGACCGGACTGTAG
- the argB gene encoding acetylglutamate kinase — protein sequence MQDAINQANVLIQALPYMQRYSGKRFVVKYGGAAMIDERLKAQVMQDIVLLRTVGIQPILVHGGGKEVSEVMQRMGLQPRFTGGLRITDAETMEIVEMVLAGTTNKGIVSLIHRAGGKAVGLSGKDGNLLVAKKLTPDGKDIGYVGEVTQVHPEVIEVLSEAGYIPVISSVAIGEDGQSYNVNADHAAGAIAAALKAEKLIVLTDVPGVLASLEDPASLISEMSIAEAEALLRNGKAESGMAPKLEACITALRGGVQRAHIIDGRQPHAILIEVFTDRGVGTMVKP from the coding sequence GTGCAGGACGCCATAAATCAGGCAAACGTGCTTATCCAGGCGCTACCGTATATGCAACGCTATAGCGGCAAACGCTTCGTGGTGAAGTACGGCGGCGCGGCGATGATAGATGAACGCCTTAAAGCGCAGGTGATGCAGGATATCGTGCTGCTGCGTACCGTTGGCATCCAGCCGATATTGGTGCATGGCGGGGGCAAAGAGGTCAGCGAGGTCATGCAGCGCATGGGTCTGCAACCGCGTTTTACAGGCGGGTTGCGCATCACGGACGCCGAGACGATGGAGATTGTGGAGATGGTGCTGGCAGGCACCACCAACAAAGGCATTGTGTCGTTAATACATCGCGCCGGTGGCAAAGCGGTGGGCTTAAGCGGTAAGGACGGTAACCTGCTGGTGGCAAAGAAGCTCACGCCCGACGGCAAGGACATTGGCTATGTCGGCGAGGTGACGCAGGTCCACCCGGAAGTGATAGAGGTGCTCTCCGAGGCTGGGTACATTCCGGTTATCTCCTCAGTGGCTATCGGTGAGGACGGGCAGAGCTACAACGTCAACGCCGACCACGCCGCCGGAGCTATCGCTGCCGCGTTGAAAGCGGAGAAGCTGATTGTATTGACGGACGTGCCCGGCGTGCTTGCTAGCCTGGAAGACCCTGCCTCGCTGATTTCAGAGATGAGCATCGCTGAGGCAGAGGCTCTGTTGCGCAACGGTAAAGCGGAAAGCGGTATGGCTCCCAAGCTGGAAGCGTGTATCACCGCCCTGCGTGGTGGTGTACAGCGGGCGCACATTATCGACGGTCGCCAGCCTCATGCGATTCTGATAGAGGTGTTTACCGACCGCGGCGTGGGCACGATGGTGAAGCCGTGA